One window of the Mycobacterium sp. SVM_VP21 genome contains the following:
- the dnaE gene encoding DNA polymerase III subunit alpha: MDSSSSRSFVHLHNHTEYSMLDGAAKIAPMLAEAQRLEMPAIGMTDHGNMFGASEFYNAATKVGIKPIIGVEAYIAPASRFDTRRVQWGDPSQKSDDVSGSGSYTHMTMVAENATGLRNLFKLSSLASFEGQLGKWSRMDAEIIAEHAEGIIATTGCPSGEVQTRLRLGHEREALESAAKWREIFGAENYFLEVMDHGLSIERRVRDGLLEVGRKLGIPTLATNDCHYVTRDASGNHEALLCIQTGKTLSDPTRFKFDGDGYYLKSAAEMRALWDAQLPDACDSTLLIAERVQSYADVWAPRDRMPVFPVPDGHDQGSWLRHEVQAGLERRFPAGVPSEYTDRASYEIDVICGKGFPSYFLIVADLINYARSINIWVGPGRGSAAGSLVAYALGITNIDPIPHGLLFERFLNPERPSAPDIDIDFDDRRRGEMVRYAAERWGSDRVAQVITFGTIKTKAALKDSARVHYGQPGYAIADRITKALPPPIMAKDIPLSGITDPNHERYKEAAEVRALIDTDPDVRTIYETARGLEGLVRNAGVHACAVIMSSEPLIDAIPLWKRPQDGAVITGWDYPSCEEIGLLKMDFLGLRNLTIIGDCLENIKANRGIDLDLDTVAFDDPATYELLGRGDTLGVFQLDGGPMRDLLRRMQPTEFNDIVAVLALYRPGPMGMNAHNDYADRKNARQVIKPIHPELEEPLRSILSETYGLIVYQEQIMFIAQKVASYTMGKADALRKAMGKKKLEVLEAEYKGFYEGMTANGFSEKAVKALWDTILPFAGYAFNKSHAAAYGLVSYWTAYLKANYPAEYMAGLLTSVGDDKDKAAVYLADCRRLGITVLPPDVNESELNFASVGEDIRYGLGAVRNVGANVVGSLITTRTHKGRFTDFSDYLNKIDIAACNKKVTESLIKAGAFDSLGHPRKGLFLVHTDAVDSVLGTKKAEAVGQFDLFGGGDGESAGAETVFGIKVPDEEWADKHKLALEREMLGLYVSGHPLNGIAHLLAAQVDTQIPAILEGDVAADTQVRVGGILASVNRRVNKNGLPWASAQLEDLTGGIEVMFFPQTYSAYGADVADDAVVLVSAKVNIRDDRISLIANELVVPDFSANAPDRPLAVSLPTRQCTMDKVSALKQVLTRHPGTAQVQLRLISGERITVLELDPSLRVTPSSALMGDLKALLGPGCLGG, from the coding sequence ATGGACAGTTCATCGTCGCGGTCCTTCGTGCACCTGCATAACCACACCGAGTACTCGATGCTCGACGGCGCGGCGAAGATCGCCCCGATGCTGGCCGAGGCGCAGCGGTTGGAGATGCCCGCGATCGGGATGACCGACCACGGAAACATGTTCGGCGCCAGCGAGTTCTACAACGCGGCGACCAAGGTCGGTATCAAGCCGATCATCGGAGTAGAGGCCTACATTGCCCCCGCGTCTCGATTCGACACCCGCCGGGTCCAGTGGGGTGATCCCAGCCAGAAGAGCGACGACGTTTCCGGCAGCGGCTCCTACACCCACATGACGATGGTGGCCGAGAACGCCACCGGGTTGCGCAACTTGTTCAAGCTGTCCTCGCTGGCTTCCTTCGAGGGCCAGCTCGGCAAATGGTCGCGGATGGACGCCGAGATCATCGCCGAGCACGCCGAGGGCATCATCGCCACCACCGGCTGCCCGTCCGGGGAGGTGCAGACCCGGCTGCGGCTGGGCCACGAGCGAGAGGCGCTGGAGTCGGCCGCCAAATGGCGGGAGATCTTCGGCGCGGAGAACTATTTCCTGGAGGTGATGGACCACGGGCTGTCCATTGAGCGCCGGGTACGTGACGGGCTGCTGGAGGTCGGGCGCAAGCTCGGCATCCCGACGCTGGCCACCAACGACTGCCACTACGTGACCCGCGATGCCTCGGGCAACCACGAGGCGCTGCTGTGTATTCAGACCGGCAAGACGCTGTCGGACCCCACCCGGTTCAAGTTCGACGGGGACGGCTACTACCTGAAGTCGGCCGCCGAGATGCGCGCGCTCTGGGACGCCCAGCTGCCCGACGCCTGCGACTCCACCCTGCTGATCGCCGAGCGGGTGCAGTCCTACGCCGACGTCTGGGCGCCGCGCGACCGGATGCCGGTGTTTCCCGTCCCCGACGGCCATGACCAAGGGTCCTGGCTGCGCCACGAGGTGCAGGCTGGTCTGGAACGACGCTTTCCGGCTGGTGTGCCGAGCGAGTACACCGACCGCGCCTCCTACGAGATCGACGTCATCTGCGGCAAGGGATTTCCGTCCTACTTCTTGATCGTCGCGGATCTGATCAACTACGCCCGCTCGATCAACATCTGGGTGGGCCCGGGCCGAGGTTCGGCCGCTGGGTCACTGGTGGCTTACGCGCTGGGCATCACCAACATCGACCCGATCCCGCACGGTCTGCTGTTCGAGCGCTTCCTCAACCCGGAACGGCCGTCGGCCCCCGATATCGACATCGACTTCGACGACCGCCGCCGCGGCGAGATGGTGCGTTACGCCGCCGAGCGGTGGGGTAGTGACCGGGTCGCCCAGGTGATCACCTTCGGCACCATTAAAACCAAGGCGGCGCTGAAAGATTCAGCCCGTGTGCACTACGGCCAGCCTGGCTATGCGATCGCCGACCGGATCACCAAGGCGCTGCCGCCGCCGATCATGGCCAAGGACATTCCGCTGTCGGGAATCACCGACCCGAACCACGAGCGGTACAAGGAGGCCGCGGAGGTTCGCGCGCTCATCGACACCGATCCCGACGTGCGCACCATCTACGAGACGGCACGCGGCCTGGAGGGGCTGGTGCGTAACGCCGGCGTGCATGCCTGCGCGGTGATCATGAGCTCCGAGCCGCTGATCGACGCGATCCCGTTGTGGAAGCGCCCGCAGGACGGCGCAGTCATCACCGGCTGGGACTACCCGTCGTGTGAAGAAATCGGCCTGCTGAAGATGGACTTCCTGGGCCTGCGCAACCTGACGATCATCGGCGACTGTCTGGAGAACATCAAGGCCAACCGGGGTATCGACCTGGACCTGGACACCGTGGCGTTCGATGATCCCGCCACGTACGAACTGCTGGGCCGCGGTGACACCCTGGGGGTGTTCCAGCTCGACGGCGGCCCGATGCGCGACTTGCTGCGCCGCATGCAGCCCACCGAGTTCAACGACATCGTCGCGGTGCTGGCGCTATACCGGCCCGGCCCGATGGGCATGAACGCCCACAACGACTATGCCGACCGTAAGAACGCCCGTCAGGTCATCAAGCCCATCCACCCCGAGCTCGAGGAGCCGCTGCGCAGCATCCTGTCGGAGACCTATGGCCTGATCGTCTATCAAGAGCAGATCATGTTCATCGCGCAGAAGGTCGCCTCCTACACGATGGGCAAGGCCGATGCGCTGCGTAAAGCCATGGGTAAGAAGAAGCTCGAAGTGCTGGAAGCCGAGTACAAGGGCTTCTATGAGGGGATGACGGCCAACGGGTTCTCCGAGAAGGCCGTGAAAGCGTTGTGGGACACCATCCTTCCGTTCGCCGGGTACGCCTTCAATAAGTCGCATGCGGCCGCATACGGATTGGTGTCGTACTGGACGGCCTACTTGAAGGCGAACTATCCGGCCGAATACATGGCGGGACTGTTGACATCGGTCGGTGACGACAAGGACAAGGCCGCGGTGTACCTGGCTGACTGCCGCCGGCTGGGGATCACCGTCTTGCCGCCGGACGTCAACGAGTCCGAGCTGAACTTCGCGTCGGTGGGTGAAGACATCCGCTACGGGCTGGGTGCTGTACGTAACGTCGGCGCCAATGTTGTCGGCTCCCTGATCACCACCCGGACACACAAAGGCCGGTTCACCGACTTCTCCGACTACCTCAACAAGATCGATATCGCGGCCTGCAACAAGAAGGTCACCGAATCCTTGATCAAGGCCGGTGCCTTCGACTCGCTGGGCCATCCGCGTAAGGGGCTGTTTTTGGTGCACACCGACGCCGTCGACTCGGTGTTGGGAACCAAGAAGGCCGAGGCGGTGGGGCAGTTCGACCTGTTCGGCGGGGGAGACGGCGAAAGCGCCGGGGCTGAGACCGTTTTCGGCATCAAGGTGCCCGACGAGGAGTGGGCCGACAAGCACAAGCTGGCCCTGGAACGAGAGATGCTCGGCCTTTATGTGTCCGGACATCCGCTCAACGGCATTGCGCATCTGCTGGCCGCCCAGGTCGACACCCAGATCCCGGCGATCCTGGAAGGTGACGTCGCCGCCGACACCCAGGTGCGGGTCGGCGGCATCCTGGCATCGGTGAACCGCCGGGTCAACAAGAACGGACTGCCCTGGGCCTCGGCGCAATTGGAGGATCTCACCGGCGGCATCGAGGTGATGTTCTTTCCGCAGACGTACTCGGCGTATGGTGCCGACGTCGCCGACGACGCCGTGGTGCTGGTCAGCGCCAAGGTCAACATCCGCGACGACCGGATCTCGTTGATCGCCAACGAGCTGGTGGTGCCCGATTTTTCCGCCAATGCCCCGGATCGGCCGCTGGCGGTGAGCCTTCCGACCCGCCAATGCACCATGGACAAGGTCAGCGCGCTCAAGCAGGTGTTGACCCGCCATCCCGGCACCGCACAGGTGCAGCTGCGGCTGATCAGCGGGGAGCGCATCACCGTGCTGGAGTTGGATCCCTCGCTGCGCGTGACGCCGTCCTCGGCGCTGATGGGGGACCTGAAGGCATTGCTCGGTCCCGGCTGCTTGGGCGGGTAA
- a CDS encoding dodecin family protein: MSVYRVIDIIGTSPSSWENAAAEAVHRAKQTIDDIRVAQVVEQDLTLDDKGGIIYRTKLRISFKIRPPKSAKPDDE; the protein is encoded by the coding sequence ATGAGCGTGTACCGGGTGATCGACATCATCGGGACCAGCCCGTCGTCCTGGGAGAACGCCGCAGCCGAAGCGGTGCACCGGGCCAAGCAGACCATCGACGACATCCGGGTTGCTCAGGTCGTCGAGCAGGATCTCACCCTTGATGACAAGGGCGGGATCATCTACCGCACCAAGCTGCGCATCTCCTTCAAGATCCGGCCGCCGAAGTCGGCCAAGCCGGACGACGAATAG
- a CDS encoding class I SAM-dependent methyltransferase codes for MSRSFDDLVAEAAAAPVDGWEFSWLDGRATEQRPSWGYQRQLAGRLSGVSAAVDLNTGGGEVLAGIERFGTFPPTMAATESWPPNAARATQLLHSRGVVVVTVPDRPPLPFGDEAFDLVSSRHPLATWWDEIARVLRPGGHYFAQQIGPATMLELSEFFLGPMPGKGAQYQPEAVRAEAAAAGMEVLDLRLERLRAEFFDVGAVIYFLRKVIWTVPDFVVEDHRDRLREMHERIEAEGCFVAHATRVLVEARKPDSPR; via the coding sequence ATGTCGCGCAGCTTCGACGACTTGGTGGCCGAAGCCGCCGCCGCACCCGTTGACGGCTGGGAATTCTCCTGGCTTGACGGCCGCGCCACAGAACAGCGCCCGTCCTGGGGCTATCAACGTCAGCTGGCCGGGCGGCTGTCGGGTGTCTCGGCCGCAGTCGACCTGAACACCGGTGGCGGCGAGGTGCTAGCCGGGATCGAGCGGTTCGGGACCTTCCCGCCCACCATGGCCGCCACCGAGTCGTGGCCGCCGAACGCCGCACGCGCCACCCAACTGCTGCATTCGCGTGGCGTGGTGGTGGTGACGGTGCCGGACCGGCCGCCGCTGCCGTTCGGCGACGAAGCATTCGATCTGGTCAGCAGCCGGCATCCGTTGGCGACCTGGTGGGACGAGATCGCGCGCGTGCTGCGGCCCGGCGGTCACTACTTCGCCCAGCAGATCGGGCCGGCGACGATGCTCGAGTTGAGCGAGTTCTTCCTCGGGCCAATGCCGGGCAAAGGTGCCCAGTATCAGCCGGAAGCGGTGCGAGCCGAGGCGGCAGCCGCCGGCATGGAGGTGCTCGATCTGCGGCTCGAGCGACTGCGGGCCGAGTTCTTCGACGTGGGCGCGGTCATCTATTTCCTGCGCAAGGTGATCTGGACCGTGCCCGACTTCGTGGTCGAGGATCACCGTGATCGGCTGCGCGAGATGCACGAGCGGATCGAGGCCGAGGGGTGCTTCGTCGCACACGCGACCCGGGTGCTCGTCGAGGCCCGCAAACCGGATTCACCGCGGTGA
- a CDS encoding PE-PPE domain-containing protein, giving the protein MHVKVAKTLGIAGAVMLTVGAVAGASPVQASAPTRDVLLTAGPSLGDSTTALIMGPGGWPDPNVTYMSAIDRIYLEPGGFTGDTVAAPYPWSAMFDGWDDRVSAESNALVEAVEKELASGDFSATNPLVIVGYSESAVAAGQAMSLLHERGVNSDLLHFVLLGDTASAHGGFLSNLLPSLPESLREPIEQLLAWSGLRDLLGATTPTNLYPTDVYSISGDPWADWPRDLISGPSTFSTTLTGMFSTHLEYLGLTPGQISDAVLSNSDGLTDYYTISDTGINFLNALWNAAVSMGDIPDWLTALVG; this is encoded by the coding sequence ATGCACGTCAAAGTCGCGAAGACGCTTGGTATCGCCGGTGCCGTCATGTTGACCGTCGGCGCTGTCGCCGGTGCATCACCGGTGCAGGCATCCGCACCCACGCGCGACGTCCTGCTGACCGCCGGTCCAAGCCTGGGCGACAGCACCACAGCGCTGATCATGGGGCCCGGGGGGTGGCCAGACCCCAACGTCACCTATATGTCGGCTATCGACCGGATATACCTGGAACCGGGTGGGTTCACCGGCGACACCGTGGCTGCGCCATACCCCTGGTCGGCCATGTTCGATGGCTGGGACGATCGGGTCAGCGCCGAAAGCAACGCCCTGGTCGAGGCAGTCGAGAAGGAACTGGCGTCGGGCGACTTCAGCGCGACGAATCCGCTGGTGATCGTCGGTTATTCCGAGAGCGCGGTGGCTGCAGGACAAGCAATGTCGCTATTGCACGAGCGCGGCGTCAACTCCGACCTCCTGCATTTCGTTCTGCTCGGGGACACCGCCTCGGCCCACGGCGGCTTCCTCAGCAATTTGCTGCCCTCGCTGCCCGAGTCGCTTCGTGAGCCCATCGAACAGTTGCTGGCGTGGTCGGGCCTCAGGGATCTGCTCGGTGCCACGACCCCCACCAACCTCTACCCGACCGATGTGTACAGCATCAGCGGCGACCCGTGGGCCGACTGGCCGAGGGACCTGATCTCGGGTCCGTCGACGTTCTCGACCACCCTGACCGGGATGTTCAGTACACATCTGGAATACCTCGGGTTGACTCCCGGCCAGATCAGCGATGCGGTCCTGTCAAACTCCGACGGACTGACCGACTACTACACGATCTCCGATACCGGCATCAACTTCCTGAACGCACTCTGGAATGCCGCAGTAAGTATGGGCGATATACCCGATTGGTTAACTGCACTAGTCGGTTAG
- a CDS encoding RluA family pseudouridine synthase — MTERSMPVPEGLAGMRVDAGLARLLGLSRNVVATLAENGDVELDGVAAGKSDRLAAGAWLQVRLPEAPPPLENTPAEVEGMTILYSDADIVAVDKPPGVAAHASVGWTGPTVLGGLAAAGYRITTSGVPERQGIVHRLDVGTSGVMVVAISERAYTALKRAFKARTVEKRYHALVQGHPDPSSGTIDAPIGRHHGPDWKFAVTADGRHSITHYDTVEAFVAASLLDVHLETGRTHQIRVHFSALRHPCCGDLTYGADPTLARKLGLDRQWLHARSLAFAHPGDGRRIEITSEYPADLQHALDVLNR, encoded by the coding sequence GTGACCGAACGATCCATGCCGGTCCCCGAGGGGCTGGCCGGCATGCGCGTGGACGCCGGGCTGGCCCGCCTGTTGGGCCTGTCGCGCAATGTGGTGGCGACCCTGGCCGAAAACGGCGACGTGGAACTGGACGGTGTCGCCGCCGGCAAGTCCGACCGGCTCGCCGCCGGCGCGTGGCTGCAGGTGCGGCTACCCGAAGCACCGCCGCCGCTGGAGAACACCCCGGCCGAGGTCGAGGGCATGACGATCTTGTACTCCGATGCCGACATCGTCGCCGTCGACAAACCCCCCGGGGTCGCCGCGCACGCGTCCGTGGGCTGGACCGGGCCCACCGTGCTGGGCGGGCTTGCCGCAGCCGGCTACCGCATCACCACCTCCGGGGTTCCGGAGCGGCAGGGCATCGTGCACCGACTCGATGTCGGAACCTCGGGAGTCATGGTGGTGGCGATCTCCGAACGCGCCTACACCGCGCTCAAACGCGCGTTCAAGGCGCGCACCGTCGAGAAGCGCTACCACGCCCTGGTGCAGGGCCATCCGGACCCGTCCAGTGGCACCATCGACGCACCGATCGGGCGGCATCACGGACCGGACTGGAAGTTCGCCGTGACCGCCGACGGACGGCACAGCATCACCCACTACGACACGGTGGAGGCGTTCGTCGCCGCGAGCCTGCTCGACGTGCACCTGGAAACCGGCCGCACTCATCAGATCCGGGTGCACTTCTCGGCCCTGCGGCATCCCTGCTGCGGCGACCTCACCTACGGCGCCGACCCGACGTTGGCGCGCAAGCTCGGGCTGGACCGCCAGTGGCTGCACGCCCGTTCACTGGCCTTCGCCCACCCCGGCGACGGGCGGCGCATCGAGATCACCAGCGAATACCCCGCCGACCTGCAACACGCCTTGGACGTCCTGAACCGCTGA
- the lspA gene encoding signal peptidase II: MDPVAAPETEPAAPPRRLGLLLSVATVVLLADVVTKVLAVKMLTPGQPVPIIGDTVTWTLVRNSGAAFSMATSYTWVLTLIASSVVLGIIWMSRRLVSPWWAIGLGMILGGALGNLVDRFFRAPGHLQGHVVDFLSIGWWPVFNVADPAVVGGAILLVALSVFGFDFDAVGRRHAGDGDGEQA, from the coding sequence GTGGACCCGGTCGCGGCACCTGAGACGGAGCCCGCCGCCCCGCCCCGCCGGCTGGGGCTACTGCTCTCAGTGGCCACGGTGGTGCTGCTGGCCGACGTCGTCACCAAGGTGCTCGCGGTGAAGATGTTGACCCCCGGCCAGCCGGTGCCGATCATCGGCGACACCGTGACCTGGACCCTGGTCCGCAACTCCGGCGCCGCGTTCTCGATGGCCACCAGCTACACCTGGGTGTTGACGCTGATCGCCAGCTCGGTGGTGCTCGGCATCATCTGGATGTCGCGCCGCCTGGTGTCGCCGTGGTGGGCGATCGGGCTGGGAATGATCCTCGGCGGCGCGCTGGGCAACCTGGTGGACCGGTTCTTCCGGGCGCCCGGGCATCTGCAGGGCCACGTGGTCGACTTCCTGTCGATCGGCTGGTGGCCGGTCTTCAATGTCGCCGACCCGGCCGTGGTGGGCGGTGCGATCCTGCTGGTGGCGCTGTCGGTGTTCGGCTTCGACTTCGACGCGGTGGGTCGCCGGCATGCCGGCGACGGCGACGGCGAGCAAGCCTGA